In Ciconia boyciana chromosome 1, ASM3463844v1, whole genome shotgun sequence, the genomic stretch CAGGTTAGGTCAGAAGCATCTCctggtttatttaaaaagttgtgCTGGACACTTCCTCCAGTGTTGGCAAATATGGAGGTACTTTGCGTAAAGAAAGCTCTCCCACACCTGCACAGGAGGAGGTTCAATGGGCAATAAATTGGAGAGGTGTGCAGAAGCTGGATGTACGCGAATAATCAATGAGAAGCCACAACGTAGCAAACTCAATGCAAGTCCCTATAGGAGGGTGACTTTATCACCTTATACGCaggtgaatttattttaaagaagtacTGATTTGACTCACTCATGTTCATATTTTCGTACCCACGTACTCACCAGATGGGTGTATCCAAGCCGTCTGACCAGCATGCAGACACCAGGATGTGCGTGTCCATCTTCACAATGACTTCGAGGATGAGGGATGGTGCCATCATGTCCTCATCAAATTTCCTGGGTTCCACTTAGATTGGTGACTGTGTGCTGTCTCTGGATGTGCCTTTTGTACCCTTTAGTTGCTGGCAGCAGCTACACTGTCCATCCTGCTCCACCTCTGGGAGTTACCAGGACTCACTCcctgccctttttttcctgactgtgTCCCGAGCGGCTGCACGCGGTGTGTGCTGGCATCTTGGTGGGCTCCTCATCGAGGTCCCATCAGCACCTGCCACTCTTACAGCATTCACTTCTAGGCTCCTGCCTTTGGTCCCTTCTGGTGCCTCACACCCAGCCATTGCCATTCCTTCCCCATTCTTAACCCATCTTCCCATTTCAATTACTATTACAATCTTCTTCTGTCTCTAGAAGAGAGTTAAAtctgtaagaatttttttctgaatggttTCTGTAAGAAATCCTGTAAGAGATTTTTTTAGTGGGGGGAATTAGCATTATGGACATTAAAAGGCAGGAAATggtgtataatttttttttttttaaatcgacTGCTTCAAGggtgaaaatgagaaatgtttttgagAACAGCTTTCCTTTAtatgagaaagcagaagctccattcctctctctttctcacacCATCTGTGTTTATTAACTCTAactattttagaaacaaaacatccCTTACATCTTTCATGTAAGCCAGGCTAACACAGTCCACATAACCATCAAGGCAAATGTAAGAGCCATGTaggaaaggaagataaaaagctttcttttatgctttcttCTAAGCGTCAGAGGCCTAAGAAAACTGCCTGAAACCCTCCACAGTTCATGGGTAGTACAAGGCAGACATTACATGAATTTATGCAGACAACCTGGATCAGCCCTTTGGTGCATCCAACCCAAAATCTTGTTTCCAACAGTGGCCATGAGAGAATAGGCAAGGAAGACTGTAGGAATAGGGCAGACACATATAGTAACGTCCTCCTCCTATTCTCCCAGCCTCTAATAACTTTCAACATAGTTTATATGTGTTTAGCAGCTCTCAatggatttctcttccattaaTTTGTTCTTGAACCAAACCGTAACATCTCCAACATCCATTGGCAAAGGGCTCAATAGGTGGACTGCTTGTTGCATGAGGTGCTGCtcctttttacttattttaaaccTTGTTCTCTCATAGTTTCTTTTGATGCTCCTGAGTTCTTGTATCTGGTCCCGCCAACAGCCTTAGCCACGTGGCACCTGAGTCCACCTAATGGTCTTTGAATAACCAGTCAATAATAACTAAACAATAACtgaataactaaaaaaaaaaattagttatcTCCCAACATCCTGAAGGAGCATGACCATAGGTCATGCTCTACCTTTTGTAACCTGGTTTGGGTCTTCCAGAGGCCCAGGTGTCAGCTCTGTTAGGAAAGTGCATTGtgggtgctgctctgcaaaggGGTATCAAAATGGAAATCAGCATTAGAAGTaccataatttatttatttggaaagaaatacttCAGATCCGTTAGttataaggggttttttttctccaaatactGCTTTTCCCCAATTACGTTAATCTTATGAGTCTGTCTTTAAAGAGACTCTAAATCTTTTTAGCTCTGATTTCTGTTATATGCCATACCTGAAGCCTTAGCTTGTTTCTCCAGCACACAGCATCTAGCACGGCACATCCCACTCCAGTGAGCGCATTATGATGCTGATGTCCAGCAGGTAAGTGTTTCACTTGAGTGTATTTACCAATcattctttaaaaggaaagtcTCTTTCTTCCTGAGGTTTTCAGATGCTACATCTTATTCATGTTTGTTACCTATAAACTTCTCACAGTCCAAGGAAAGATGTTTCTAGTGGCAGCAATTGTTAATtcagataaacagaaaatctgaaCGTGCATAAAGCACTTTTCCAGCCACAGAATCTCAAGGTGCTTCACTCTGTGCAAGTCAAAAGTGTTGCCCTTGGGGGGGGTTAAATGATGGGTGCCAGGCAGAGCACACCCCAAGCAGGAGTGTGACAAGGACAAGTTGCAGGCTCGGCTCTGCCCAGGGCAAGCTTGCTGGAAGCACttgaaaacacacacatgctcaTGTTGCACCCACGTTTGGGGTGAGTGACACCCCTGCGAGGACTCACGGCAGCAGCCCATGACACCCCCTCTGTGGTGGGGCCACTCTGGTTTATGACTGACCCTCTGCCTGACCAGCCAGGCTCCATCTCTACTGGAAGGGTGGCTGCTCTCACCCTGGGCCCAGGGGAAATAtgatggagaaagagaaatgtaggGCTTGGGGGGGCCCTGGTGATATGGCAGAAGCAAAGACATCCTGACAACTGGGTCTCACCTGACCTTCAGCAGGTtggcatttacattttatttatacatttaacagaaaacaggTAATTAGCTGTAAGATAGGTCATAAAACAGCAGTAATATAACATAGATCGTACTTGATGTAACACTGTCAGAAAAACTGTCCACATAAGCCCACAAATACCATGCATGGAGAGTAAGCATGAGAGATTGCTCCCCAAGTGCTGGTCCTGGGGAACTCCTGAAATTCTGGCAGCAAGTGATTTTTATGGTTTAGTTCAcattcttcctctccctgtaaACAATTTGGTCTGGATGTAAACTGTCAGGAAATGCTATGATGGGATAAATGCTCAGGCTTGTGCAGAGGCCATGCCAAGCTTGACTCCAGGGGTGGCTGGGACTTGGGGCTACCTCCACACAGCTCCCTGTTGCCAGGGCAGAAGGGCACACAGCCACGTGGCTCCTCCGGGCAGGGCTCTtcagcagccccagctcaggCATCCCTTCCTAGGACACGCAGCAGCGCCCAGGACAGGCACTCATCCTCCACACTTGTTTTCACTCTTGTTTTCCCCATGCTTGACTAAAGACCTGTGTGTCCTGAGCGGGACCAAACCTCCGTGCACATGGCCACTCGGTTCTTCTGTAGGTTGAGGTCTGCCATGAAGGGCGGGTGGACTTTAAGCCCTTCAGGAGTAGATCTATAGCAGCTAATTTTATCTCTTAAATTGTACATGGCACAAATAACTCAGTGCAGTGGCCTCCATGGGGTTACTATGAGGTTAATATCAAGGCTGTATTActctttttcagcttccttttctaaCTTTCAATCtgcagttgatttttttttaattggcaaaacACAGGAATGTCCCAGAGATGCTTCTGGGATTGCAGTAGGAATTGGGTAGGGGCAGTGGGTCTCGGTATATTATCctcatttctaaaatgttttatcaattccagagctgaaaatacatattttttaaaagcacaggacCTGAGGTGCAGAACCCCTTTTCTGCAGCAAGTCCTCTTACCAGGGAACTGTGGAATACGCCACGCCTCAGTCGACTGAGTGGACAATCGATGCTTGAACTTTCAGTCCACTTCCCATTGTCTCTACTTTCGAGGCTCAGTCTAGCTCATCACAGTCAAAATAATTCTTGTTAAACTGCTGTGAGTGTGCGCCTatacagcagcaggcagctgtgggAGGGACGCGCTGTTTGTCTGCTGAACAAGGAGCCTCCAACTGCTATGGGTTGGTGGCTGAGTGGGAGCAGAGCCCCTTTCCCTTGTGTAACACCTGAGTCCTCTGGGATCTGCAGAAATGGGATGCGTCTGATTTCCAGCATCAGGACTGTCAGAGAAACTGCTTGTGGGACACCGCAAGGGTAACACCCATAGTGGTGTATTTAAAAGCCACGTCTTTTCTGCTAACAGGACCGTTGCAGGAGatacacatttcctttcttcatttctcctttGACACTAAAGCCATTAAtttcccagctgctttctgcagcagtcCCAGCTTATGCCAGTCTTGCCTTCCCTGGATCAGCCCTTCTCTTGGCTGGCACGAGTGTCTGTATGACAGTGACAGATCAGAACAGCCACCAGAACTGGGTTAAAATGAAGcttgcaagaaaataaaaaaaaaaaggttcatttTAACCTGGATCAGTTCCTCAGTCCTGCGCTCCACATTGTCAGGGGCAAGTAAAAAAGTGATACCACGGGAGAGTGAAGAGCAAATGATGTGTGAAGCGACAGCCTAAACTATAAATGGATGGAGATGACCAGTTTCAGTCACCTAGCTTTAGACAAcacaaaaattatctttaagtcttcaagtatttttataGCCTCAAATCgctgtttctcctctctctgaaACAATCTCCAAAAATGGAGAGTGCAATAGTGGCAGAAGAAAACGAGACCAGTTCTGTATGTGTATGGGGCCAGCAGCTCTCGTCCAAGTGCCCAGCCTTGTCCCCGGCTCCCCGAGCTGCCCAGGAGACCCTGGAGGGACAAcgtctcattttattttcctgacttCTTACAGCCTGCGGAGACTGGAGCAGGACTCTGCTCTGCTCGAAAGAGCGAAGATTTAGAGGCTGTGCCAGGTAATCCTGGGAGATGTGTGTCCTGCTTGAACTGGAGCGGATTTATTCCACTCTGAATTCCTACCTTCAGGAGGACTCCCCAAGGGGATGAATTCTGACCTGCAGCTCACAGGGACGGGAGGAGAAAGCTGCAGCGCTGCCAGCCAGCCCTTCACTCCCTATATTCCCCTTCTGCATCATCTGTTGTCTGATTTCTGGTGGGAGAGGGGCCAAGGACGGTGGCTCTAGGCTCACTGCAGGTACATTTTCATCTTTGGTATCTGATTTCGACTATTTgattggaaaacaaaaagaagtgctAAGCTGTCACCTCCAAAGTGTCCTGGCCAAGTGGTCCAGGTTACCAATGCTACCGAGTACAGGtactgctgctgggagctgcttgTTGTGGGCGCTGACACCTGCGGACCCCCTTTTGCTCCTTCTGAAAGGTATCACTGGGAATGCCTGCTGCCATTACAGTATAAAACGCGGCTGGAGTGTGCTTATCACTGAGCAAAGTATGGGAGGAAAGCCCCTTTTCGGGTGTGGGGTGTTCAAACTCCAAGCTGCAGCAGGGGATGGGAGCAGCCCACAAGCAGCTTGACCTTCGCTCTCGCACAGAGACCACGTGGGACCCCGTGCTGCTCTCGGGTTTCTGAAGTGCTCTTGGTTGAGCAGGTCTGCACGGTCCTTTCCTCAGACCAACCGGAAAATGACTGCAACACTTGttataaaaacaagaaataagtGAAGCTTCTGGCGCTGCAGAGTCCGACAGCTCCAAAAGCAACATAAATGTGTCAAGAGTTCGCATCACTCTCAAAGTGTAAAGAAACAGGATAGAGATAAATGTAGGGGAAAGTGAGAGATGTACTGCAAGGTTGATATTTTGGGGTATGAATTtaccttttcattaaaaatgaggTCTTGGAGTTTGGGGAGAACCTGCAGTTAGTTCTGGATCCTGTCTCTTTGCTGccctttttatttacagaatacactgcagaaagcagttgttattttaaagacacGAATATTTTTTATCTGAGTGCTACTGCCTACTGGagattttggtatttttttaagatgttggctaattttgtgttttgagtAGGAAGCTTCAACTTCACACCAATTCTACACATGCTCTTCTCCTGCTATACAGCAGTTTGGGCAAGATAAACCTGCAACCAAGACATCCCTCCACTAACCTCTATGGCTTTTATCAGGATTTTATTATTGCTCACCTTACTGTGGACTTTGAGAAGACGTGGGGAGTATCTGAagtagtttaaaattatttaatctttaaaatatcaCTGGGATGCAGGCAAGTGTCCCTATATATCCACCCAGCCCCAGtttttgattttgctttctaaCCGGTGAATGAAACAGGGAAGGCAGGGCCAGGTGAGCTGCCCGCAGCGATCTCTGCAGGgagcctgcctctcccctggaCTGTGCTAACCACCCCCATTCCTGCTCCGGATGCCTTCCCAAATCCTCAGTCCCCTCCCGACACTTCTGTGCTGTTTGTCCTGCACCACCCCAGCGCTCGCAGGAGAGGGGACCCCCTTGGGCACCCCCCCGTCTCGCCCACGCTTACAGTGGAAGGGAGCGCCCAGGCAGTGTTGAGGGAGGAAAAGTCTCTGAAAAGCAGCGGAATTAGCAATGGCTTGCACATCAAAGCAAGTCCTAAAGcagacaaagcagcagctggggaagggagcGACCCAGCCCCAACAACCCCCTTGTCTGTCCATCCACCTCGGCACAAGGTGGGAGGCAGCGGGCAGCTCCAGCGCCGGCACCCTCAGCCTGCTTGATGGCTCACCCATCAGGAGCGACGAGGAGGAACAGTGCTTGGTATCATCCCGGGCATCTGCCTGTCTGCCAGGCTTGCTCTTTAAAACAGGCTGTCAAGCACAGATAGCTGTTGAATCAATACAGACTTTATTCTACAGCCCGTGCCTGGTAGCTGTCGATGCCACTTCTGCCAGCACGGGGTGGGCTGTGCCGCTGTACACCAGGACGGATCAGGCTACAAGGGAGAGGATACCAGCGCCGACTCCTCGATGCCCGTCTCGGATGACTGTGAGAAAGCAGCCAAACGGGAAGACTTCAGAGAGTGTGTCTCTGTGTTGCCACTGCCAGTCTCCCCCACCAGCGCCAAACATGCATGTTTGCCAAGCACAGAGGAGAGTTTGGATATACTGCAGTCGGTCAGTCCTTCGGATGAGATGTGAAAGCAGAGGCCTCCTCCACCAGCCCCGCAGAACCCGTCGCACGTCCCGAACAGACTACGAAAATCATCCGACATCCAGATCACCGTCTCCTCTTCCACCAGACAGCTTCTCATGCCCATCCCAAGGCTGTAAATTGCTGTGGATAATAGCTGTGACGTTTATCCGGACCGCGGCTGCCTACCTGTGCTTGCGTGGAGGGTCCGGTGCTTGATGGTCCCGTTGGAGACGTGGCGTCCAGCTACTTGGAGCTCGTGTACTTGGTGACGGCCTTGGTGCCCTCTGAGACGGCGTGCTTGGCCAGCTCTCCCGGGAGCAGCAGGCGCACAGCCGTCTGAATCTCCCGGGAGGTGATGGTGGAGCGCTTGTTGTAATGGGCCAGGCGGGAGGCTTCTCCAGCGATGCGCTCAAAGATGTCATTGACGAAGGAGTTCATGATGCCCATGGCCTTGGAGGAGATGCCGGTGTCGGGGTGGACCTGCTTCAGCACCTTGTAGACGTAGATGGAGTAgctttctttcctgctcttgtGTCGCTTCTTATCACCCTTCTTCTGGGTCTTCGTCACGGCTTTCTTGGAGCCCTTTTTGGGGGCAGAGGTGGACTTCGCTGGCTCCGGCATCCTGAGAGCTCTTTCTCTGGGTCTTGGAGCTGCTtggaaagaataacaaaaaatcaaattcttttttaGTCTTCTACAGTATAGGTTTACTGAAAGATAAGAGTCTGAGTCACAGACAAGGGACGTCTCTGAATCTGAGACGAACACCCCATGACCCCATGCAAGCATTTTTGAACTGCCAGTGAGAACTGCTCTGGTTTGTGtatgtttttttgttgttttctgtttaaatccCCGTAAACCCGGCCTTGTAAACATCGCTCAACCCAGGCCTATTTGGCATCTACTTAGTAACTATGGGCTGGGGGTGAACATATTTCTGAGAAGAACATTGCCGTTCCAAAGAAAACACTAACTGCAGCATGGATTAAATGAAATCTTTCTGGAATGGGCTGGAGACTGTTGCAAGATATCACTGAAGCCACCTTTATATGAGACTGGTCAAAATGACTTTATATGGTTATTTCAATCTCCAATagaccattttttttttgcatgtaggTAGAAGTTTATTTTGAGAGTGCTTGCATTTCTGTGGCTACTGTTTTACACCATGTATTCCAGTGGAACAAAAAATTATATAGTTTTAAGCTAGCTAGCTAGCTGAGCTACTGGAATCTCTCCCTATTCACGTTAGCTAGCAAAAATACCAGGGAGTAGAAAAGCTCAGAGGAGGTGGCAGGCATCACCTGACAGAGAAACAGGAATGTGCATAGGAGGCAAAAATCAAAGTGCTTTTGGGCTACGTGTCAATGGAGAGAAGCTACATGGACTTAAATTGTGTCCTGCTATTTGGTGCTTTTTGCTGTCGGGAGAGCAGGCCTCCGCTGGGCAGTTTACATCAAAGATGCCTGATCCTCTCTCCGAGTCTTTCTTCGTTAGGCCACAACCTGCAGAGCCCTGACCTGCAGCTGACTGCCGTCATCCAGAAGAGCCGTAACAAAAGGGTAGTATGTAAACCCGTCATAAAACTGGGTGCCTCCTCTACACTACGAATTTACACATTTTACTACGTGCATCAAGGGAATAACTGCTGTAACTGTAAACAGTTTTGTGTTTTAGAGGACACTTTGAGTGCTCCCTTGAAAGACAAGGCTtctccaggctgtgctggaagaCCAGCTTTCAGCATCACCCCAGGGCTTGGGCTTTTACTGCTCTGCACCTCCTTTGAAGATGACCTATGAATTACAGCCTGTTGGCCAATAGagactggaagagaaaaaagagcttCGGGGCTGATGGCACATGGGAAAATGGATAGAAgtaaacaggagagagaaatctTGGTTGTAACATATGgtctgcacacacagagcatcAGAGAGGGACCTAAATGGTGCCTGTGCCAAAGGGACGGCTGCATGCTcagccctgcctctcctcctttGGAAGGAATGAGATGCCACCTGGTTTCTCCACTATTGTCCACATCTGCAATCAAAGCCAGACACAGCAGCTGTCTTGCAACCAAGTCTTTGAAAAGTTCCTGGTTGCACCTTGTGGGAGCAGACGCCTTCCACGCTGAGGCTGGATTTACGTGCCCACGTCTCGGTGGATACCAGCTCCTGCTTCCAAACTGTGCAAGAAACCTCCACAGCTCCAAACCCTTGGTACGTGAGATGCCGCCTTCCACCTGCAGCAAGCACCAAGGCTGCTTCCGGCTGCTTTACCCTATGAAGCACCAAGGCTGGGCTCCAGCGGCCGCATGGTCTGGGAGGTGATGGGCAAAGGGCAACGCTGAGCATTTCAAGTGGGGGTACGCCCAGCTGCAAGGGCAGGCTGGCACTGCTCGGGATGCTAGGGAGGCAACGTCTCCACCACAGCCCTCCAAAATGCCTGCCTGGCTAGAAGTGAAAGTTGGCACCGATGTCCTTGGCACTGAATTTTTGCTCAAGCAAAGCAATTTCTCCCTTGCCATTAATGGGACTTTTGCCTCTGTGAGGCCCGAGAGGCCTGTTCACGTTTTCTTTGCGTCatcttgcaaaaagaaatattttgtcagtCCAAAATGGGATATTGTCTAACTATGTGGAAAAGGCCAGCATACAGGAAAACTTCATGTAACAGGCTGCAAGCACACCACTACTCCTCCCTGCACCAGAACCTCAAACTGCTCACGACTAAagcatacaaatattttaaaaaaacaccaaaactgGGTAAATACATATAAATCCCTCTCAAATCCCTGGAATAACTAGCAATCTAACATCAGGTATGGAggataggaagaaaaagaaaaagaaagaaacaaatgtattGAAAGTTGTCACTTTCTTCTAGTTGGCTTTGGTTTCTGAACATTAGTATCTTTTCCTAGTTTCAGGAAACCTGTAGTTGTAACATATACCACCTGGCAATCATAAACTAACATAGTTTGCTGACTCTTTGAAGTTACAGTTAAAGCAGTTTCATAGAAAGAGGAAGGGGATGGGCTCACCGTGAGAGTAGTTCTCCTTCAGGTGAACTCACCCCCTGGCAAAGCTTCACGGCCCAGTGAGCTGATCTAGATGGAAAATTCTTCCCAGTAGAGGCATTTGGAAGGGCAGGTGCTGGACTGCCCTGAAAGTCCTGGACACCCTTCAAAACTCTGACATCTGCCCCCTTAAACaccacattttcttcc encodes the following:
- the LOC140651068 gene encoding histone H2B 5-like; protein product: MPEPAKSTSAPKKGSKKAVTKTQKKGDKKRHKSRKESYSIYVYKVLKQVHPDTGISSKAMGIMNSFVNDIFERIAGEASRLAHYNKRSTITSREIQTAVRLLLPGELAKHAVSEGTKAVTKYTSSK